GGAGGTTGTGGTTCTACTATAGGACCCTTGCCCCATGATGTAGAGGTGGCAATCAGGCAGTGGGACTACAATGAGAAGCTCGCCATGTTCATGTTTCAGGTAGGCGCAAGGGCATGTCGTACATGGCATTGAATTACACCTTACCCTGTGTTGTCGGTATAGAATGGAATTTGCCCGTTGCCTTGCCCTTACTGTGGTTCTCttcatccttccatttcctttatctgCCTTACCTCTAATAGTTCCCTGCTATCCATAGGATGGAATGCTGGACAGACATGAGTTCCTGACTTGGGTGCTTGAGTGTTTTGAGAAAATACGCCCTGGAGAGGACGAATTGCTTAAATTGCTGCTTCCTCTACTGCTTCGAGTAAGACCTAGACCTAAAGAGGGAGTGTTTGAAGGGATCTGAGGAAGGATTAGGATCAGAGCAGTGTCTCTTGGAGAAAACTAGGGGCTCTGTTGGTCATGTCTTCACAGTACTCAGGGGAATTTGTCCAGTCTGCCTATCTGTCCCGCCGCCTTGCCTACTTCTGTACCCGGAGACTGGCTCTACAGCTGGATGGCGTGAGCAGTCACTCATCTCATGTTATATCTGCTCAGTCAACAAGCTCTCTGCCCACCACTCCTGCACCTCAGCCCCCAGCTAGCAGTACACCCACGACTCCCTTTAGTGACCTGCTTATGTGTCCTCAGCACCGGCCCCTGGTTTTTGGCCTCAGCTGTATCCTTCAGGTAGGTCCTAGAGGGCCGAAGAAAGTGTAAAGAACTAACAGCTCATCCTGGAGAACGGGGTGAGTCCAACTCAGAGGTGGGAGCTGGCACTGATGATTCAAGAATTAGTGtttctctgctttttttgttgttgtttgtttttccgagCTGGTCCTGGAATTTgtcctgtagaccaagctggccttcaactcacagaaaactgcttgcctcagccttccaggtgctaggattaaaagcagtCACCACCACCATGTGGCTGATTCTCTGTAATAGGACGATCCCTTTTAGAGGTTTTGGAATTTTCTCCCAGAACTAAGTAGTAGGCCCAAGGCTTCTTAGGAAAGCGCTGAGAAGCTGGGTATGATGATAGTGTTTACATTCCCAAAACttagaaagaagaggcaggaggattgtgagttcaaagtcagcataAGCCCTATAGCCAAATGAACCCTTGTCTGAAATactatacaaataattaaaaaaaggaaggtgAGGAGGAGGGGATGATACTTGCCCCAAGGACTCAGTCATAGTAAACCTAATTCAGATGGGAAACCTAAGGGAGGTGACTCGGAAGTGGGGATTCTAGAGAGGCATCCATACTAACTGGGTTTGACTTATCTGTTTGTCTGGCAGACCATCCTCCTGTGTTGTCCCAGTGCCCTAGTTTGGCACTACTCATTGACTGATAGTCGAATTAAGACTGGCTCTCCACTTGACCACCTGCCCATTGCTCCCTCCAACTTGCCCATGCCAGAGGGTAATAGTGCCTTCACTCAGCAGGTAAGTTTAAACACTACCTTGGTATTTCAAAGTTGTGATGCGATGCTAAATTGTTTTTCCAGAAATAGTGGTTTGGGGTCTGCTActgttttatgtttctgttttgttttttgagacagactcttgcTAAGTAGCCTTTGCTGACCTGAAagttgctgtgtagaccaggcaggcctcaaacttaatggtgatccttctgcctctgcctcccaagtgctagattacAGGCAGGCAtatactaccatgcccagctttcagCTATTCTTCTTTTAGCTTTTTATGTATCTGGGTGTTTccttaaagctttttaaaaaaattattgcagGTGCGTGCAAAATTGCGGGAGATTGAACAGCAGATCAAGGAGCGAGGACAAGCAGTTGAGGTTCGCTGGTCTTTTGATAAGTGCCAGGAAGCTACTGCAGGTGGGTGTCAGAGGGCAGAAGCTAAGAAAGGATGGTGATAGGCGCCTAGATATCTGAGACTCGGAATGCACGGAACCTCTGGTTAACTCCCctctgctgtttgttttgtcctcaGGTTTCACCATTGGACGGGTGCTCCACACTTTAGAAGTGCTGGACAGCCATAGTTTTGAGCGCTCTGACTTTAGTAATTCTCTTGACTCCCTTTGTAATCGAATCTTTGGACTGGGGCCTAGTAAGGATGGTCATGAGGTgagtaagagaaacagaaagaacaaaacccTTGCAGGAGAAGCAGTCTGGATAAGGGTAAGTTTAGTAACACATTGATAGTAGGAGACCCCTGAACTGATGATCTTCTTGGTGCCTGGTCCCAGGATGTTTTTAGGTGGGGCCTATGTTTTTGAAAGAGGAACTCAGTTCTTTTGTCCCCAGCCTTCTGTTACTTATCCTCATCCAATCCTTTGCTTGCAGATCTCCTCAGATGATGATGCTGTGGTATCATTATTATGTGAATGGGCTGTGAGCTGCAAGCGCTCTGGTCGACATCGTGCTATGGTAGTAGCCAAGCTCCTGGAGAAGAGACAAGCCGAAATTGAGGCTGAGGTTAGAGGCTAAGAAAAGGGAGTGAGTTGCCCAATGGAAAGAATAACTGGGTTTGGACACATTGGAGTGATTGATTGAGATAGAAGTGGGACTGGGACTGGACCTGAGGGATTGGAAAGAACCCATAGAGAGCTCTTGTCTTGGCATGTACCGTAATTCCAGCATGTGAAAGGTTTATATAGAGGAGCATGGTTACAAAGCCAACCAGGCCTAgctagagagactgtctcaaaagttaaaaaagctgagtgtggtggtggatacctttaatcccagcacccaggagcctgaggcatgcagatctctgaatttgaggccagcctggtctaatttGGAACAGCTAGTGCCACatagactctgtttcaaaaaaaaagttttaaaaaaatgctgtgccgagccatggtggtacacacttttaatcccagcacttgggagacagaggcaggcggatctctgtgagtttgaggccagcctggtctacaagagctagttccaggacaggctctaaaagctacagagaaaccctctcttgggaaaaaaaaaacctgggcatGGTCTtgcatggctttaatctcagcactcatttgggaggcaaagtcaggcCAATCTCTTATGAGTTTGCGACCAGCCagagctgcagagtgagaccttgcctcacgaaactaaataagcaaataaataaaagtggtaGAGACCTTACAGGGAATGTTAAGGACATAAGGCACAAATAGAAAAGAGCTGATGGATTAATTGGTTAGAGAAGAGATCAAGGCTGTAGTTGGGAGGTGGCAAAGGAAATGAGAAGTATGGGATGGAGGCAAGACAGGTGACTCTCCCAAGGTTACACAGTGAAGAGTGAAGAAGCAGGGAAAAGTCGCTCCTCACTTTGTTCTCTCATCTTGCAGCGTTGTGGAGAATCTGAAGCAGCtgatgagaagggttccatcgcCTCTGGTTCGCTTTCTGCTCCTAGTGCACCCATATTCCAGGATGTCCTCCTGCAGTTTCTGGATACACAGGCTCCCATGCTGAGTATGGACACCTATAATCTTCTAGTTACCTTGCCTAAATTCAGTTATAAGCTATGTACTCAGAAAACTTGAGGAAGGACCTTCTGgcactggacagtggtggtgcacacctttaatcatagcactagggaggcagaggcaggtgaatttctgaattcaaggtcagtctagtctacagagcaagtttcaggacagccagggctacacagaaaaactgtcaaAAAACAAGCCGAAGCaaaagccaggcaatggtagcacacacctttaatcccagcactcaggaggcagaggcaggcggatgatctctgagtttgagatcagccttttgtacagagttccaggatagtcaaagctacacaaagaaattttgCCTCAAGAACACAAAAAAGGACCTTCTGGTCTGTACTTCTGTCTTTGACTCTGAAAAATTACTTTTAGGCATAATTCTATTCCTTGATGGTCTCACAATTTTCATAAAATAGAGAAATGCAAAGAATAAACACAAGAACATTTGAGCAAAGCATTTCTCCTATATGCACAGGAGCAATGATAGTCTGTTCATTCTGAGGTGGTGGACAGCATGAAGTGATGTAGCCACccgttttttaaatatttgagtatGGTTacttttcctgcatgtatgtttgtgcaccatgtgcgtgTCTGGACCCTGCAGAGGCCAGTGGAGGGctttggatgccctggaactggagtttatagacagttgtgagttgctatgagggtgcttggaatcaaaccctctggaagagcagctagtgaatgctcttaaccactgaggcattttTCCGGCCCCACCAACCATACTTTGTATGTCTAGGCagtttctggatttttttcttcctgttcttgcCTCAGGGATGTCTCTCTGTAGTATTCTAAGAGCACCATTACTGAAGCGTGTCCCTATCTCTTTTTGTCCCGTCTTGTGTTCTGCTAACTTAGcttttttcattcctttctaGCTGATCCCCGCAGTGAGAGTGAGCGAGTGGAATTCTTTAACTTAGTACTGCTTTTCTGTGAACTGATCCGACACGATGTTTTCTCCCATAACATGTACACCTGCACTCTCATCTCTCGGGGGGACCTTGCATTTGGAGCCCCTGGTCCTCGGCCTCCCTCTCCCTTTGATGATCCTGCAGATGACCCAGAGCGCAAGGAGGCTGAAGGCAGCAGCAGTAGCAAGCTAGAGGTGTGTGTCCTTTTCCTTGCTAGTAATATTACATTTTGACACTCCCATTTTCACAGCTTCTAGAAGCTTCCGAGCATCTCTtttacccaagagtggtattagaACTTCGTGGTTTATAGAATAGTCTCATGTCAGTTTCTCACTTGCTCTTCACGAAAGGTCTGTGACGTACTCCTGCCTTCCTTTTAAAGCCGATGGAAACTGAGGCTTTACTTACTGGTTAAGTAACTGGACAAGGTTTGAATGCAGAACTTGGGCTTTCCTCATGCCTCCTTGATTCAGTTCTCAGTGAACTTCCTGGACAGTGAAGAAGCACTCCGTGGGACTAAAGCAGGGAGTTGTTTTTGCATTTAAAGCTGCATTTAAGAAATGCAGTTTGTTGTGTGCCTGCAGGATCCAGGGCTCTCTGAATCTATGGACATCGACCCTAGTTCCAGTGTGCTCTTTGAAGACATGGAGAAACCCGATTTCTCAGTAAGATCCTGAGCATGGAAGAATCTAGCACCTTGGTTCTCCCCTTACGCCTCCTTTGGGAATTTCTTTGCCTCCTTTGCTTCTCCTGAACGTGCTGCCTTTCGCCCTCTTAGTTGTTCTCTCCTACTATGCCTTGTGAGGGGAAGGGAAGTCCATCCCCTGAGAAACCAGATGTCGAAAAGGAAGTGAAGCCCCCACCCAAAGAGAAGATCGAGGGGACACTTGGGGTTCTTTATGACCAGCCACGACATGTGCAGTATGCCACACATTTTCCAATCCCACAGGTACTGTTCTCCAACATTTGTGATGGCTTGTTTTGAGCCCAGATTTTCATCCAAGGAATTTGCTGAGGGGCTAGACCTGTTCCCAAGGGTGTGGGTGTGTTTGAGAAGGGGCTTGAACATGGGAGTGTTGAGAGATACAAAGCATGCTCTTAAGAGGAGGgcaggaagccgggcggtggtggcgcacgtctttaatcccagcactcaggaggcagagacaggcggatctctgtgagttcgaggccagcctggttccaggacaggctccaaacaggctccaaagctacagagaaaccctgtctcgaaaaacaaaacaaaaaaaaacaaaaaccaaacaaagaaaaaaagaggagggaaggagacctGTGATGGAGTCTGACGGTGCTGCTGGGTGCAGGAGGAGTCATGCAGCCATGAGTGCAACCAGCGGTTGGTCGTACTGTTTGGGGTGGGGAAGCAGCGAGATGATGCCCGCCATGCCATCAAGAAGATTACCAAGGATATCCTGAAGGTTCTGAACCGCAAGGGGACAGCAGAAACTGGTGGGTTTGAGCCTCCTTAAAAGTCTCCCCCAAAGAATGCCCTAGTCAGTCTTCCTATGCCCAGAGTAGGGCACTCCCGAGTCATGTTCCAATATCCTGTCTCTTGGAGTCTCCTGAGAGCTCTAGCCCTTTTGAAACTTCCCCCTCATTCCCCCCTCTACAGACCAGCTTGCTCCTATTGTGCCTCTGAATCCTGGAGACCTGACATTCTTAGGTACCTCACAGTAAGCCCCTTACAGCCCTCCCTCCGCCCCTCCTTAACCTAGCACCTCCCTGTACATATTCCTCTGAGGTCCACATAGTCTGTGGTCCTTTAAACCTGTGCTTCATTGTCCCTGCCCCAGCCCTTCCTTAAccacccttcccttttctcttcctaccctcattcccctttcccctcctccctcgcAGCACAGTCCCTTCTCCACACCCCCTACCCGACCCCTAGTCAActagttttctttattgtccTGACTCATTGTTTTCACCTGTCCCCTCAGGTGGGGAAGATGGGCAGAAGCGCCGCCGCAACCGGCCAGAAGCCTTCCCCACTGCTGAAGATATTTTTGCTAAGTTCCAGCACCTTTCTCATTATGACCAACATCAGGTCACGGCTCAGGTGTGGGCCTAAGCCAGCCCCCTTCccaccttctggcctcctgtcctgttttcctttttgtcttatctTCCCCCCACTAAGCAGGCTAAGCCTGCTGGTCTCATCCCCTTCCACCATCATCCTTTCCTGCGTCCCTAggtcttctttccttccattcctgTCTCACTCACACTGCCCTTATCAGGTCTCCCGGAATGTTCTGGAGCAGATCACGAGCTTTGCCCTTGGCATGTCGTACCACTTGCCTCTGGTGCAGCATGTGCAGTTCATCTTCGACCTCATGGAATATTCTCTGAGCATCAGTGGCCTCATCGACTTTGCCATTCAGGTGGGGATGTTGGGGCAGATACGGGAAGAAGAAGGAATCCATGCTCTATAGCGTCCCAGAGACAAGAGTAGAGGCTCCAGGCAGTTTCCCAGGCTATTCAGATGGCCCAAAGACCAGCACAGTGGGAGTGGAACTTGAGCTAAGAGGGCCAGAATAGAGACTTAAGTGCTCCCTGGGGAGGCCCAAGAGACAGATTAGAGCTTTGGGTACAGAGCATCCTCTCCCTGTGGAGTTTACAGCATGCTGGCCTGGAGACTGCTTAGAGATACTACTAGCGGAGACGCAGGACACTGGCACATGGGAACCTGACCCTTCTCTGCTGAAGTGACTCCGGCAGGAAGGGGCACAGGCTTGGCCATGGCAGCTTCCTTACAGAAAATGGGTTACGTCCAATGAAAGGGGCTTCTTCTCATGGTTCATCTCCATTTCTCTGATAGCTGCTGAATGAGCTGAGCGTGGTTGAGGCCGAGCTCCTCCTCAAATCCTCTGATCTGGTGGGCAGCTACACAACCAGCCTATGCTTATGTATTGTGGCTGTCCTTCGACACTATCACGCCTGCCTCATCCTCAACCAGGACCAGATGGCACAAGTCTTTGAGGGGTAAGCAGGGTTTCAAAGTAACTGAAATGTGTGGGATTCTGGTGAATGCCAGTTAGAAATGGCCTAGGAAGGACATGTGGGGCCACACAGTGGGGCAGAGTCTGCTACTAAGGTAGGGTAGAATAGTTTTCCCAAGACTCTTAAATTGGTTTGCAGGGCCCCCGTCCCCTGTCTACCCCTGTTGATCCTCCCTCCCCTGCTTCTGTGACAGGCTCTGTGGCGTGGTGAAGCATGGAATGAACCGCTCAGATGGCTCCTCTGCAGAGCGCTGTATCCTTGCTTATCTCTATGATCTGTATACTTCCTGTAGCCATTTAAAGAGCAAATTTGGGGAGCTCTTCAGGTAAGAGAGGTGAAGAGATAGGAGAATGGGGCTAGTCCTGCCTCCTTCCCATTACCGCAAACCTCAGCACCCAGCTGTCTGTGCGGGATCACTTATGCACTGTGTCCTTTACCTGTGACTTCCTTGCTGAAAGTGAACCTTCTTCCTCCTTGCCTTCACAGGCCACTCTTTCTTAATCACATGTGGTTTCCTTCCTGCCATGTCTGCTGTGGCCCAGctccctttttcttctcccaaGGTCCTCCATCCttcactcctttttcttttctcccctttcctgcCCATCCCTGTACCCTACCAGACCTCCTTCAGTACTGCTATTTCCTTTCCCTACCCCTGCAGTGACTTTTGCTCAAAAGTGAAGAACACCATCTACTGCAATGTGGAGCCATCAGAATCCAATATGCGCTGGGCACCGGAGTTCATGATTGACACTCTGGAGAACCCTGCTGCTCACACTTTCACCTACACGGGGCTAGGCAAGAGTCTGAGCGAGAACCCTGCTAACCGCTACAGCTTTGTCTGCAATGCTCTCATGCACGTCTGTGTGGGGCATCATGATCCTGATAGGTATGGGGCATACTGTGTTGAGGAATGGGCATCATGCCACCACCTGATTATGGGAGGGGTGGCTTACCTGAGAGATGCTGTACCTTCCATTGTTActggggcagagacagaaagttGTGAGTCTGACGTTTTGTAAAGCAAGACTTTTCCTGAGGGCTTTTGTACTTCTCCCTAGGGTAAATGACATCGCAATCCTGTGCGCGGAGCTGACCGGCTATTGCAAGTCACTGAGTGCAGAGTGGTTAGGAGTACTTAAGGCTCTGTGCTGCTCTTCTAACAATGGCACTTGTGGTTTCAACGATCTCCTGTGCAATGTAGATGTAAGCCTTTGGGTGGGGTCTTGCTGGAGAATGAGACAGGTACCTATTTGGTAGCGATCTGGCCACACTCAAGACCATAGAGGGTCAGAGTTGAGTCGAGTGGAGGCATGGCACACTGGCGAAGTCTCCTTCCTCCACACTGAGTCACGGTGTCTGGCTACTTTTTTCAGGTCAGTGACTTGTCTTTTCACGATTCCCTGGCTACTTTTGTTGCCATCCTCATCGCCCGACAGTGTTTGCTCCTGGAAGACCTGATTCGCTGTGCTGCTATCCCTTCACTCCTGAATGCTGGTAAGGTTCCAGTCCAGAACTCCTAGAATGTCAGTTCCCCGCCCTGTGCTAATACGTACTCCATAACCAGCCTCTTCTTGGGGAACGCCCTGCTGTAGTTCCCCGGCCAGCGCTTGTACTTCAGGCTGGAAAGCTCCAAGGGCCTATTTTGAAATTGCAGCCCCGATAACACCTCCATACTGTGTGGAACCCGATGACTCCCTCATGTGAGCCTGAGCTTCAGCCCAGCCTCTGAACCCTTTTGGCTTTTGCCCCTTCAGTTGTATAACATTTCTGTGCTCTGCTGCTCCTTTCACCTCACTtgtatttcatcttatttttcctcccaacacatatacacatgcatagagTTTGGCTTCGTTCTTTTCAGATCTGCTGTCTGTCTTTTAGCTTGTAGTGAACAGGATTCTGAGCCAGGGGCCCGGCTTACTTGCCGCATCCTCCTCCACCTGTTCAAGACACCACAGCTCAATCCTTGCCAGTCTGATGGAAGTAAGTGACTCTGGAGCCAGGCAGCTAGAGAAACTGTGGCTCTCCCAACCCGctgctttttcttctgcttcccctGACTGTGGCTCCTTTACAGACAAACCTACTGTTGGAATCCGGTCCTCCTGTGACCGCCACCTGCTGGCTGCCTCCCAGAACCGCATCGTGGATGGAGCTGTGTTTGCTGTTCTCAAGGCTGTGTTTGTACTCGGTATGCAAGGGGGTAGGAAGAGAGACATGCCAGAAGTGTGTATAGGGTGGAGTGCCAGCAAAACTACAGGGACAGTCTTTCTCCCTCCCAAAGGCGGTCTCTCTGACCTttggagaaaaggggagggagataaatatatttctgtttcatAGGGCAGCATTTGGGGAATTTCTGCCTCTGTGGGACAGGGCAGGCCTCCACACACCGTTCTGATCACACTCTGCCCTCCCTATCTCCCACCCATGAACCACAGGGGATGCGGAGCTGAAAGGTTCAGGCTTCACGGTGACAGGAGGAACAGAAGAACTtccagaagaggagggaggaggtggtagtggtggtaggaGGCAGGGTGGCCGCAACATCTCTGTGGAGACAGCAAGTCTGGATGTCTATGCCAAGTACGTGCTGCGAAGCATCTGCCAACAGGTTAGTCTCACCTTCCCCCACTCCACCTAAATGCTTCCATGTAATATAGCCTTGTTTCTAGCCCTTGAGCACACTACCTCCCTGCTATACATCGGGTCCTTTACCTGCCCCTGACACAACTTCCTGGGATTGCCTGTAGTCTTCAAATTATCATTCTCCTTAGGAATGGGTAGGAGAACGTTGCCTTAAGTCACTGTGTGAGGACAGCAATGATCTACAAGACCCAGTGTTGAGTAGTGCCCAGGCCCAGCGCCTCATGCAGCTCATCTGCTACCCACATCGACTGCTGGACAATGAAGATGGAGAAAACCCCCAGCGGCAGCGCATTAAGCGTATTCTCAAGGTAGGTAAAGATGCTGGCTTGCTGGGAGCAGCAGCAGGATCCTACTGGGAAACGGTGGAACTGTTCAGTAGGTAGGAAGATGAATGAGCATGCAGGAGAATGGTAGCAAGGAAAACAGCTCCAACATGGTCTTACAGAGCAGATCTGCGGTCTGGTCTAGATTCAAGAGTTAGGCTGTTAGGTGATGACTGCACAGTCTGCATTGAGTATAGCTCGTCTGTGGCAAGAATTGCCTCAGGGAGGCCCGATTCTGCTTTGCATGGATGGCACTTTGGTTGTGATCCAGTAAGTGAACAGGAATAGCTACTGTGGTTGAAAATGTACTTCATGCTCTGGTACTCTGTGCATGGCACTGTgcattcatttctttcatttgatcTTTATGGCCCTGTGAAGTGAATAGGAATATCCTTATTTAAccagtgaggaaactgaggctggtgAGGTTGCTTCACACGAGCTAGGAAGTTTAGGGCCAGTATGAGGACATAGGTGTGCCTGTGTCCTTTCACTTCATCATACCGCTTGCTTCAGACATATGGCTGATGGGGGAGGGATAAGGCCATGGAGGAAGAACTAAAGGAATGAGGTCTCTTTAGCTGGAGGGAGATAATGCCGGAGGGAGATTACCTACCAGTAGCTTTCCAGTCTCTAAAGGACTTTGTGTGCCCTGTAAAGGCCCTGTGGGGGACTCTGAGCAGCTGCTGTGAAACAGAGTCAGGTTTCAACCTTAACATTAAGGATTTAAAGGTTAAGCATGAAGCAGAACTTTGTGAGGTGCTAGGACAGGAATCTAGGGGGATATGGAGTCATTTTTAACCATATGTAAAATATGCTTGTTTTCAGTGATTTTGGATTCTTATTTAAATGTAGTCTTTCCTAAAGAGAGGGACACAGAGGACCCTTTCCAACTTCTAGGAATCTGTTATGGGGGATAAGGAATTAGCCCTAAAACAGTAGGTCGTCATCAATGATGACTAGTGTGGGAATGGATTTTTAACCACCAGAACTTGGACCAGTGGACCATGCGCCAGTCCTCCTTGGAGCTACAGCTGATGATCAAGCAGACCCCCAACAATGTAAGTAATGTTTCCCAGGCTCACGTGCAGTTCCCCGTGTCAGGAATATCAGTCATCATAGAAGAACTGAGGTCCTACCCTCAAGCTCCTGACTGAAAGAGATAAGAGGCCGTGAGAATGGCAGACACATGGAGCTATTGATAAGGGAAATGGGTTGAGAGTGTTGGTGCTTTCAGCTGTGAAAGGTATGCCTATGGTAGGAATAGAGCCTGTTTCTGTGGCCACGGATGGAAGGAGGTTTGCAAAGGAGCAGACAGTGGCGAACTGTAAGAATACAGAGGTACAAGAGGGCACAGCGGACAGTTATGTCCCTACTGTGGACTGCCACAATGCTGTCTCTCCTTCAGcctcctctcccatctctcctGCTGTGTTCCCCTCACTGCTAGCTGCCTCTTTA
The sequence above is a segment of the Chionomys nivalis chromosome X, mChiNiv1.1, whole genome shotgun sequence genome. Coding sequences within it:
- the Med12 gene encoding mediator of RNA polymerase II transcription subunit 12 isoform X1 gives rise to the protein MAAFGILSYEHRPLKRLRLGPPDVYPQDPKQKEDELTALNVKQGFNNQPAVSGDEHGSAKNVNFNPAKISSNFSSIIAEKLRCNTFSDTSRKKSLMNQKDNFWLVTARSQSAINTWFTDLAGTKPLTHLAKKVPIFSKKEEVFGYLAKYTVPVMRAAWLIKMTCAYYAAMSETKVKKKNTADPFTEWTQIITKYLWEQLQKMAEYYRPGPAGSGGCGSTIGPLPHDVEVAIRQWDYNEKLAMFMFQDGMLDRHEFLTWVLECFEKIRPGEDELLKLLLPLLLRYSGEFVQSAYLSRRLAYFCTRRLALQLDGVSSHSSHVISAQSTSSLPTTPAPQPPASSTPTTPFSDLLMCPQHRPLVFGLSCILQTILLCCPSALVWHYSLTDSRIKTGSPLDHLPIAPSNLPMPEGNSAFTQQVRAKLREIEQQIKERGQAVEVRWSFDKCQEATAGFTIGRVLHTLEVLDSHSFERSDFSNSLDSLCNRIFGLGPSKDGHEISSDDDAVVSLLCEWAVSCKRSGRHRAMVVAKLLEKRQAEIEAERCGESEAADEKGSIASGSLSAPSAPIFQDVLLQFLDTQAPMLTDPRSESERVEFFNLVLLFCELIRHDVFSHNMYTCTLISRGDLAFGAPGPRPPSPFDDPADDPERKEAEGSSSSKLEFVVCLQDPGLSESMDIDPSSSVLFEDMEKPDFSLFSPTMPCEGKGSPSPEKPDVEKEVKPPPKEKIEGTLGVLYDQPRHVQYATHFPIPQEESCSHECNQRLVVLFGVGKQRDDARHAIKKITKDILKVLNRKGTAETDQLAPIVPLNPGDLTFLGGEDGQKRRRNRPEAFPTAEDIFAKFQHLSHYDQHQVTAQVSRNVLEQITSFALGMSYHLPLVQHVQFIFDLMEYSLSISGLIDFAIQLLNELSVVEAELLLKSSDLVGSYTTSLCLCIVAVLRHYHACLILNQDQMAQVFEGLCGVVKHGMNRSDGSSAERCILAYLYDLYTSCSHLKSKFGELFSDFCSKVKNTIYCNVEPSESNMRWAPEFMIDTLENPAAHTFTYTGLGKSLSENPANRYSFVCNALMHVCVGHHDPDRVNDIAILCAELTGYCKSLSAEWLGVLKALCCSSNNGTCGFNDLLCNVDVSDLSFHDSLATFVAILIARQCLLLEDLIRCAAIPSLLNAACSEQDSEPGARLTCRILLHLFKTPQLNPCQSDGNKPTVGIRSSCDRHLLAASQNRIVDGAVFAVLKAVFVLGDAELKGSGFTVTGGTEELPEEEGGGGSGGRRQGGRNISVETASLDVYAKYVLRSICQQEWVGERCLKSLCEDSNDLQDPVLSSAQAQRLMQLICYPHRLLDNEDGENPQRQRIKRILKNLDQWTMRQSSLELQLMIKQTPNNEMNSLLENIAKATIEVFQQSAETGSSSGSTASNMPSSSKTKPVLSSLERSGVWLVAPLIAKLPTSVQGHVLKAAGEELEKGQHLGSSSRKERDRQKQKSMSLLSQQPFLSLVLTCLKGQDEQREGLLASLHSQVHQIVINWRENQYLDDCKPKQLMHEALKLRLNLVGGMFDTVQRSTQQTTEWAQLLLEIIISGTVDMQSNNELFTTVLDMLSVLINGTLAADMSSISQGSMEENKRAYMNLVKKLQKDLGERQSDSLEKVHQLLPLPKQNRDVIACEPQGSLIDTKGNKIAGFDSIFKKEGLQVSTKHKISPWDLFEGLKPSTASLSWAWFGTVRVDRRVARGEEQQRLLLYHTHLRPRPRAYYLEPLPLPPEDEEPPAPALLEPEKKAPEPPKTDKPGAAPPSSEERKKKSTKGKKRSQPATKTEDYGMGPGRSGPYGVTVPPDLLHHANPGSISHLNYRQNSLGLYTQNQPLPAGGPRVDPYRPVRLPMQKLPTRPPYPGVLSTPGITAVMGLEPTSYKTSVYRQQQPTVPQGQRLRQQLQAKIQSQGMLGQSSVHQMTPSSSYGLQTSQGYTSYVSHVGLQQHTGPAGTMVPPSYSSQPYQSTHPSTNPTLVDPTRHLQQRPSGYVHQQAPTYGHGLTSTQRFSHQTLQQTPMMGTMTPLSAQGVQAGVRSTSILPEQQQQQQQQQQQQQQQQQQQQQQQQQQQQQYHIRQQQQQQQQQQQILRQQQQQQQQQQQQQQQQQQQQPQQPQQPQQPQQPQQPHQQQQTAPPQPQPQSQPQFQRQGLQQTQQQQQTAALVRQLQQQLSNTQPQPSTNIFGRY